The following proteins are co-located in the Insulibacter thermoxylanivorax genome:
- a CDS encoding NAD(P)/FAD-dependent oxidoreductase encodes MNRLPRIVILGAGYGGIVTAIRLQKELNYNEADVTLVNKHDYHYITTNLHMPAAGTDDPKNARINILNIIDEFKIVFVKATVKEIRPHERKIVLDEGVLSYDYLVIGLGGEPETFGIPGMKEYAMHIRSLNSVNLIREHIEYQFAKFKQEPYRREYLTFVVGGAGFTGIEFVAELAERIPKLCKQFDVDPSWTKIYSIEAAPSILPGFDQELVEYARKTLEDNGVEFIVGTPIKECYQDGVVLATGEEIKTTTVVWTGGIRGNSLLEKAGFDVVRGRVQVDPYLRVPGHDNIYVVGDCSIVMNAEGKPYPPTAQIAMQQGISVAHNLVATIRNEGLREFKFESKGTVASLGKRNAIAIVGNRKLKGYKASLLKKLIDIRYLYMIGGIPLVIRKARF; translated from the coding sequence ATGAATCGATTGCCTAGAATCGTCATATTAGGTGCAGGTTATGGAGGCATCGTCACGGCTATTCGTTTGCAGAAGGAGCTTAACTATAATGAAGCGGATGTCACGCTTGTCAATAAACATGATTATCATTATATAACCACGAATCTTCATATGCCCGCTGCAGGAACCGATGACCCCAAGAATGCACGCATTAATATCCTGAATATCATTGATGAATTTAAGATTGTTTTTGTCAAAGCCACCGTGAAGGAGATTCGCCCCCATGAGCGCAAGATCGTGCTCGATGAAGGGGTGCTCTCTTATGATTACCTAGTGATTGGTTTAGGAGGAGAGCCGGAGACCTTCGGCATCCCGGGCATGAAGGAATATGCGATGCATATCCGCAGTTTGAACAGTGTGAATCTCATCCGCGAGCATATCGAATATCAGTTTGCCAAGTTCAAACAAGAGCCTTACCGCCGGGAATACCTCACTTTCGTCGTAGGCGGGGCCGGATTCACCGGCATAGAGTTTGTCGCTGAACTGGCTGAACGCATCCCAAAGCTGTGCAAACAGTTCGATGTAGATCCGTCTTGGACCAAGATCTACAGCATAGAAGCAGCACCGTCGATTCTTCCGGGCTTCGATCAAGAGTTGGTTGAGTATGCACGCAAGACCTTAGAGGACAATGGGGTTGAATTCATCGTCGGCACGCCGATTAAGGAATGTTACCAGGATGGCGTCGTGCTCGCTACCGGTGAGGAGATTAAGACCACCACCGTCGTATGGACGGGCGGTATACGAGGCAACAGCCTGCTGGAGAAAGCAGGCTTTGATGTGGTCCGCGGCCGTGTCCAAGTAGATCCCTATCTTCGGGTTCCCGGTCATGACAATATCTATGTCGTAGGGGATTGTTCCATCGTCATGAATGCCGAGGGCAAGCCCTATCCTCCAACGGCTCAGATTGCGATGCAGCAAGGGATAAGTGTAGCCCATAACCTCGTGGCAACGATTCGCAACGAAGGACTGCGGGAATTTAAGTTTGAGAGCAAGGGTACCGTAGCTTCGCTCGGCAAGCGCAACGCCATTGCCATAGTGGGCAATCGCAAGCTCAAAGGATATAAAGCGTCTCTGCTGAAGAAATTGATCGATATTCGATATCTCTATATGATCGGCGGGATCCCCCTTGTGATTCGCAAAGCCCGGTTCTAA